The DNA segment GTCTCCTGCAGCGAGCGCAGCAGGTCGAGGATCTCGGCCTGGATGGTGGGGTCCAGCGCGGTGGTCGGCTCGTCGGCCACCAGCACGCTGGGCTCGCCGGCCAGGGCGAGCGCGATGCACACGCGCTGGGCCATGCCCCCGGACAGCTGGTGCGGGAAGCTCTTCGCGACCGACTCCACGTTCGGGATGCCCACCAGGCGCAGCAGCTCGTGCACGCGGCGCCGCACCTCGGCGCGGGAGCCGCCGCGGTGCAGCTTCACCACGTCACCGAGCTGGGAGCGCACCGAGAAGCACGGGTCGAGCGCGCCCATCGGCTCCTGGGAGATCAGGGCGATCTGGCTGCCCCGGACCTGGGCCATCTCACGCTCCGACAGGTCCAGCAGCTCCCGGCCGGCCAGCCGGACCGAGCCCGCGGCCGCGCCCCCCTCGGGCAACAGCCCCAGCGTGGCCAGCGCGGTCATCGTCTTGCCGCAGCCAGACTCACCGACGAGGCAGAGGGTCTCTCCTCGGTGCACGGCGAAGGAGACGCCGTCCACGACCGGCTGCCAGCCGCCCTCGGGGGTCCGGAAGGAGACGACGAGGTCCTCGACGACCAGCGGGACGTCCGAGTCGGCCGGTTCGGCCGCCGCCGGGGTCCGCCGCCCCGCCGGCGCCGTGCCCGCCGCGGCCTCCGCCGGCAGCACCGGCCGGCGCGGCGGGGTGAGCAGGCGGGCCCGCTTCGCCGTCGGCAGGGTGGCCAGCAGCGAGTTGCCCAGGTAGTTGAGCGCGGCGACGGTGGCGATCAGCACGGCGCCGATCGGGACCATCATCCAGGGGTCGTCGTCCAGGTTGGCCGAGGCGTCGAAGACCAGTTGCCCCCAGCTCGGCTGCTGCGGGTCGAAGCCGAGGCCGAGGAAGGACAGCGAGGTGAGGAACAGGAACGCGCCGCTGTAGAGGAGGAAGCCCTGGACGATGAGCGGGCCCAGCACGTTGGGCAGGATGTGCCGGAGCAGGATCGTCCACCGCGACACCCCGCTGACCCGGGCGGCATCGACGTAGAGCAGGTCGCGTGAGGCCTGGGTCGAGGCCCGCACCAGCCGGAAGATGCCGCCGCTGACGATGACGCCGAACACGACGGTCATGAACGGCAGGTTGTTGTCCGTGACGACCGATACGGCCAGCACCACCACCAGCGCCGGGATGGCGAACAGCACGTTGACCACGAAGTCCGCGAGCGCGTCGGCCCGGCCACCGACGTACCCGACGAACATGCCGATCGGGACGCCGAGCAGGTAGGCCACGACCACCGGGATGAGCGCGGCCAGCAGCAGGACGCCGCCGCCGTGCAGGATCCGCGACAGCAGGTCCCGGCCCAGCTCGTCGGTGCCCAGCCAGTAGGTGGCCGACGGCCCGGCGAGCCGGGCGTCCAGGTCCTGGGCGAGCGGGTCGTGCGGTGCAAGCGCCCCGGCGAAGACGCTGGAGACGACGACCAGGACCAGCCAGCCCAGCGCGATCAGGATCGCCGGACGGCGCAGGGCGTCGCGGATGGCGGTGGCGAAGGAACCGCGGGGGCGGGGCCGGCCCGGCTGGGCGACGGGCTCGCCGACGCCCTGGGTGCCGTGCGCGGGGACGGTGGCGGTGGTCACCGGACACGCACCCGGGGGTCGAGCGCGGCGGTGGCGACGTCGATGACGAGGTTCACCAGGACGACGACGAGGCTGAAGTACAGGACGCCGCCCTGGACGACGGAGAAGTCGTGGTTCTGCACCGATCGCAGCATGAGGTTGCCCATCCCTGGCAGGGTGAAGATCAGCTCCAGGACGACGACGCCGCCCAGGGTGAAGATGAAGGTCAGCCCGGTCACCTGGACGACGGGCACCGAGGCGTTGCGGAGCACGTGCTTGTACAGGACCCGGCGGCGCGGGACGCCGGTGGCGTGCAGCGTGCGCACGTAGTCGCGGCTGAGCGCGTCGGCGAAGGCGGCGCGGGCCTGGAAGGCGATCTGCCCGAGGTTGACCGCGCTGAGCGCGATGATCGGGAGCACGAGGTGGGAGATCCAGGGACCGATCCCGTCGGTGCCCAGCTCGGCGTAGCCGATGGCCGGGAACAGCGAGAGCTTGATCGCGAAGACGAAGATGAGCAGCGCCGCCAGCCAGAAGTTCGGGATCGCCATGCCGAGGCTCCCGGTCCACTGGACGAGCCGGTCGGTGCGGCCACCGCGGACCGCGGCGGCCATGCCCAGCACCAGGCCCACCACCAGGGTGAGCAGGGTGGACAGGATCGCCAGCGACAGGGTCGGTGCCACCGACTGGGCGAGCGCGTCGGACACCGACTGGCCGGTGGTGTAGGAGGCGCCCAGGTTCCCCTGCAGCGCGTGCCCCAGCCACTCGCCGAACTGGCTGAGCACCGGCTTGTCCAGCCCGAGGCTCTGCTCGAGGGTGTCGACCTGTTCCTGGGTGGCGGTGTTGCCGAGGATCGCGGCCGCCGGGCTGCCCGGGACCAGTTGCACGAGGAAGAACGAGATGGCGGCGACGATGAGCAGGAGGGGGACGGCGACCGCCAGCCGGCGGAGGACGAACCGGGTCATGGGGGCTCCTATGCCGGCGTGGAAGGGGTCGCGGACCCGGGGGTGGGCCGGTCGGCCCACCCCCGGGACACGCTCAGCTGGGCAGGTGGTAGTCGTACAGGTGGATGGCGCCGCGGTCCGGCGGCTCCACGCTGACGACGTCCCCGTCGTACGCCGTGACGGTCTGCAGCACCAGGGTCGCGATGTACCAGGAGCTCTCGGCCCCGGCGACCGCGGCCTGCTGGTACAAGGTGTTGCGGGCGCTCTCGTCGGTCGTCTGGGCCGCCTGCTGCAGCAGGTCGGTGACCTCGGGGGCGCTGCCGTGGTGGACGTTGAAGAACGTGTTCGGGTCGAAGGCGTTCGCCAGGTCCTGTCCGGCGTCACCGGTCAGCCGCTGCAGCACGAGCCCGGCAGAGCGGGTGCCCGACTGCACCGCCTGCACGAGGTCGGCGGCGTGGGTCTCCACCTTCACCGTGACGCCCACCTGCTCCAGCTGGCCGGCGATCGCCTGCGCGAACTGGTCGGCCTGCGGGACGCTGATCATCGTCATCTCGAAGCCGTCGGCGTAGCCGGCGTCGGCGAGCAGCTGCTTGGCCTTGGCCGGGTCGTACGGGTACAGGGCACCCAGCTCGTCGGTGTAGGCCGGCTCGC comes from the Modestobacter italicus genome and includes:
- a CDS encoding dipeptide/oligopeptide/nickel ABC transporter permease/ATP-binding protein, with the protein product MTTATVPAHGTQGVGEPVAQPGRPRPRGSFATAIRDALRRPAILIALGWLVLVVVSSVFAGALAPHDPLAQDLDARLAGPSATYWLGTDELGRDLLSRILHGGGVLLLAALIPVVVAYLLGVPIGMFVGYVGGRADALADFVVNVLFAIPALVVVLAVSVVTDNNLPFMTVVFGVIVSGGIFRLVRASTQASRDLLYVDAARVSGVSRWTILLRHILPNVLGPLIVQGFLLYSGAFLFLTSLSFLGLGFDPQQPSWGQLVFDASANLDDDPWMMVPIGAVLIATVAALNYLGNSLLATLPTAKRARLLTPPRRPVLPAEAAAGTAPAGRRTPAAAEPADSDVPLVVEDLVVSFRTPEGGWQPVVDGVSFAVHRGETLCLVGESGCGKTMTALATLGLLPEGGAAAGSVRLAGRELLDLSEREMAQVRGSQIALISQEPMGALDPCFSVRSQLGDVVKLHRGGSRAEVRRRVHELLRLVGIPNVESVAKSFPHQLSGGMAQRVCIALALAGEPSVLVADEPTTALDPTIQAEILDLLRSLQETLGLALVLVTHDLGVVADIGDVAAVMYAGQVVELAPVDELLAAPRHPYSQGLLDAMPEDAVRGVPLPTVAGMVPLPRDWPTHCRFAARCPLAVDACREGPVPLLTVQADRSSRCIRTDELARSQDLATTGVTP
- a CDS encoding ABC transporter permease; amino-acid sequence: MTRFVLRRLAVAVPLLLIVAAISFFLVQLVPGSPAAAILGNTATQEQVDTLEQSLGLDKPVLSQFGEWLGHALQGNLGASYTTGQSVSDALAQSVAPTLSLAILSTLLTLVVGLVLGMAAAVRGGRTDRLVQWTGSLGMAIPNFWLAALLIFVFAIKLSLFPAIGYAELGTDGIGPWISHLVLPIIALSAVNLGQIAFQARAAFADALSRDYVRTLHATGVPRRRVLYKHVLRNASVPVVQVTGLTFIFTLGGVVVLELIFTLPGMGNLMLRSVQNHDFSVVQGGVLYFSLVVVLVNLVIDVATAALDPRVRVR